The Paenibacillus dendritiformis region TGTCCGGTATCAAGGGACCGACATCCATCAGCTGTCCCGCACAGATATGCGCCGGCTGCGCCCCGAGCTGCAATTCATCTTCCAGGATCCGTACAGCTCGCTGAATCCGCGGATGCACATCGGCGATGCAATCGGCGAGGCGCTTCTGCAGCACGGGCTGGCCGGCAAGGAAGAAATCCGTGACCGGGTGGAGGACATCCTGTCCGTCTGCGGCATGGCGGCCTATCACTATGATCGGTATCCCCATGAATTTTCCGGGGGACAGCGCCAGCGAATCGGCATCGCCCGGGCTATCATCCTCCAGCCCCGCTTTATTGTCGCTGACGAGCCGGTATCCGCGCTGGATGTATCCATTCAGGCGCAGATTATCAATCTGTTCCGCCAGCTGCAGGAAGAGAGAGGGCTGACCTATCTGTTCATCTCGCATGACCTGAGCGTCGTCGAGCATTTATGCTCCCGGATCGGCGTCATGTATTTGGGCTCGCTTGTCGAGCTTGCCCCGCGGGACGAACTGTTCCGCCAGCCGCTCCATCCGTATACCCAGGCGCTGCTGTCGGCCATCCCGATCCCCGATCCGAAGCGCAAACGATCGCGGATCGTGCTCCGCGGCGACATCCCGAGCCCGGTCAATCCCCCGTCCGGCTGCAAATTCCACACCCGCTGCCCAGCGGCCAAGGACATTTGCCGTCAGGAGGCCCCTCTCTTCCGGGAAGTGGGCAGCCAGCATTATGCAGCATGCCACCTCATCTGAGTTGACAGAGGGAAAGAGGGGGGATCCCCCTCCCTTTTCTGTCCTCCAATTGTGGAATATGAGAAAGAATGTCTTTCAAATAGTGGACACTTTTTTAAGAGAGAGACCTATTCTATCTTGGCGTCACGCCCCTATATGTATTGTTATTATTTTATTAAACCACTATATATGGACATCCATCCCTGCAAAAGAATATCCCCCTCCTTGTCTACCTTTGTATAGACAAATTCGCCAGTTGTCCATTCTGAATGTACAAAAAATCATCTAACCTTACGTCATAAGCAAGCATACATCAGCCCTTATGTTCATTCTTCACTGCAACCTTATTGACGAACCGCGCTGCATCAGATTGATGACCCCGCTCCGTTCAGCCGGCCTCAGACCGCCCCAATATTTCTAATGAGCTCACCCAAACTCTTCAGGATGATCTCACTTGCACTCTCCAGAATGATCTCACGTGCACTCTTCAGAATGCAGTTACCTATATTCTCAGAATGATCTTGCCTACGCTCTCAGAATGATCTCACCTGGACTCTTCAGAATGCAGTTACCTATATTCTCAGAATGATCTTGCCTACGCTCTCAGAATGATCTCACCTGGACTCTTCAGAATGATCTTGCCTACGCTCTCAGAATGATCTCACCTGGACTCTTCAGAATGATCTTGCCTGCGCTCTTAGGATAGTCTCACCTGGACTCCCCAGACATGATTTCACCTGTACCTTAAGAAGGCTCTCATCTGCATAAATTGAGAAAAATATGTCTATCCGCATTTCATCTGGTCAAGTTCAGCAATGAAACTGAAATACCGTACCGGCCACCGAAAAGCGATCCCCGCTCTGCAAGGGGTACAGCTGATAGGGAATGATCGGCTCCCCCTCCAGCTCGGTTCCGTTGCGCGATCCGAGATCGCGGATCGCCACGGCGCCGTCGTCGGCCTGAACCAGCTCGCAGTGATGCTTCGATACGCCCGCGCCGGCTTCACGCCACTGCACCCCTTGTTCCGATCGGCCAATCACGAAGGGAAAGGCCAGGGGAATTCGTTCAACAGCGGCTGCCGCTTCCTTCGGAATGCCTATCCCTCCGGCTCCCGCGCTTCCGCCCAGCCCTCCAAACCCGCAAAACCGCTGCAAATAAGGCGTGCACCATCCCCCTTCTCGCAAGTCCGTATGGGGCCTTTGTCCAAGGACGACCGTCGCTTCGGAGCTGGAACTGTCGAGCACGGTTGTATGCATAGGCAGATCAGCGTAGAAGGAATCCATCCGCGAGCCAACAGGCGTTGAAAATTCGTTCCCCAATCCCTGCAGGAAGCCGGAATATTCCCTTGAGTGGCTATCACGTTCCACTGAGGGGCGAACGGCATCCGGCGCAGCGCGGCGAACGGCATGCCCCCCAGCCAAGCGTACGGCATCTGCCCCAGCCGGGTGAACGGCATCCGCCGCTGCCGGTTCGCCCCCTGCCTGGAGCTCCAGCTTCATCCATTCCGGCCGCAGCAGCTCATCCCCGGAGTGAGCCTGCCTAGGGGAGGGAGCTTTCGTTCCTTCGGCCGAAGATGGAGCGTCGCTCTCCCTGCGGGCGAGCATTCCCGGAATGCGGGGTAACATTCCCGAGATCCAGGCGGCCCCCAATGCAACGGCCCCTATGCTGATTCCAACCGAGATAAGCAGCGTATTCAAACCTGGATTATCCATATAGATATATCTCCAGGCCAGCGCAGCCGTTACGATGGCGGCGCCTCCCGCCGCATAATAGCTTTTGCCGGAAGGCGTTCCCCTGGTCTCCGGAACGGTATTCTCGTCCTCTCCCCGGATCGTCTCGGCACCTCCCGGGACCGGGACGCCTGCGGCAGCCAGGAAAGATCCGGAAGCGGCCAGTCCATGAAGGGGACCGGATTGTTCATTATCACCCTCCGGCTTTTTCGAGCAATCGAGGCTTGCATCAGGCAGAGACAAGCTTACCATCCCCTCGGGAAGCCGTTGGCTGACCGGGCGTTCTTCTCCCATCCCGCTTGTTCCGGCAATGAGGGAGTTTAGCAGCTTCCGCACATCGGCAAGGGAATGATCCTCCTGGGATAAGCATTGAACCAGCCGTTGGAATCCGTCCCCAGTCCACTGGGCAACATGGGTGGACAGCAAAATGCCCAGCCTGCGCAGACCGTCCATGCCCGCCCGCGGCTGCAGCGGTTCCAGCAGCGGCAAGTAGGCGACATGCAATCCTCCGTCCGCGGCTTGTTCGTCGACAAACACGCATTCCTCATGGAGAAGCACATGATCCGGATGAAGCATATAGGCCCGGCAATTCTCCAAAATGCGGACCAACTGGAGCATCCACTCGAAATATTGGTTCGAAGTCATTCGCATGCTCCTTAGAGCCTGCTTGAGCATTCGTTTGCCGCTGATATCATAAATAAAGGAGAGCTCCAAATCGACTTCGCGGATGTCAAGGCGAAGAAAATGCGGCACCCGGTTATAGGCCAGCATTTTGGCTTGATGCGGATCCAGCGCTTCGGATGGAACGGGATTATCGCGGGTCAGCAGCAGGCCCATTCTTTCTTCCTGAATAAATTGAACCCGGTAACCGTAAATGAGACTCACGCTCCTTCCTGTTCGAATGGGTCATCACGCGGGGGAGATCACGGCCAAGTATGCGGTCACCGCTCCCGGCAGCACGGCCCACATGAAAGGAAAGGTGGCTTGCCTCCCCGCTTCCGCCTGAACGGGCGCGAAGGAGCGTTGCAGCCAGCCGCTCATCAGCGCTGACCACCAGCCGCGAATTCTCCCGCTGCGCCCGCATATCAAAATGCATGCCGCAATGAGCCCGCCATACAAAATCGAAAAGATAAAGACCTGCCAAGTCAAATACATTCCCGTCAGCGCGCCAATGGCTGCAAACAGCTTCACGTCCCCGGCCCCGACGCCCTTCATGATGTACAACACCAGCATGATTCCGAACCCGCATCCCGCTCCGAGAGCGCTAAAAGCAAGCCCCTGCCATCCGTTTGCAACACCGTGAATCATAAATCCGGCGGCAGCGGCAAGCATCGTCAGCCGATTCGGTATTTTATGTGTCCGCACATCGGCAGCAAACGCGGCGAGCAGCAGCACCCCGCATGTCCATATCGCACCGTTCATCGCGTTCATTGCTTTCTCCCTTCTATCATCCGCTTCAGTCCGTTTCCGGTTGGGACCCGTTATTTGACCTCAAAGGCCCGTTCAGCGCTTCGCCCGTCCTCCTTCTTCACGGCCAGCCTCCATGTTCCTGAGGTCGTATTGCCCGAGACATGCCATTCCCACGTAACAACGCCATCCGCGTCGGCGGTTGCCCAGCCGACATGCTTCGCCTGGCTCTTGCCGCTCTTGTAATACACGACCAATTCCACCCGTTCATTCGGCTCCGCCTTGGCGGTAAGCCGCGCTTTTCTGCCGGGAAGGAGCGGATTGGGCGTCAGGTCCACCAAGGACGGAGCCGGCTTGTCCGACGAATCGTCGCCCGAATCAGACGGGGCCGGCCCGTCTCCGACCCAGACTCGCTCCACGGCTCGAGCGGACAACGTCAGCGTCGTGTTCAGAAACGGAACGCGCATGGGCAAGTCATAGGCAACCTCGATCGCGAAGTAAGGATCGGTCTTCTTATCCAGATCCGGCAGCTTCACATGCGTGACCCGGATCCGGTCCTCTCTCAACACGCCTTGGACGCCGTACCGGACAAGCAATGGCTTGATAACCGTCTCGGCGAGGCGAGCCTGGCCCCATTCCCCTGCCGCCTCCGCCTGCCGGGCAGCCCACTCCGTGCCGTCCTGCACCCAATCGCTGACAGGCTTCGGCAGCTCGCTCCCGAATGATCGGCCGAATTCCTGCACTGCCATCTTCATTCTCTGGGCTGGAGGCTGCCATTTGCCCGGCTTTCCCGAAACATCTCCATCCCCACCAGCGGACTGAACGGCCAGCAGACTGACAGGATACAAATGGGCGGACACCTGCTTCACCGCATTCATGGCAGCTGATTGCAAAGACGTCGTGATGACGGCGGCCTGAATCATGAACACGAAGAACATGAATACGAGCAGCACCATCGGCAGAAGCAAAGCCGCTTCAATCGTGATGCTTCCGCGCCTGTCACCGAACAGGCTCCGGGGCGGAATCCGGCAGGCTCGCGGTCGAAATGCCGGGTGGATTCTGCTGTTAATAGGAGAATACCGAGCACTTGACCGCGTAATAACGTCCATTCTCGATCTCACCGTCCCATAGTCCGGCATGACCCAGCAGCTTCATCAATCCCGGCAGGAACCAAAGCGGCGTGCTGAGACGGACTTCCGTCTCGCCATATGTCCCCCTCAGGGCCGGATCGATTCCGGTATTATAGTGAATCAGCGCCAGCATCCGCTTCAGCATTCCTTCCCGGCTTCCATGAGCCAGCATGAACAGGCGAAGGTGATCGGCATAGTTCAGCTTCACCGCCGGCAAATAACGCGAGATCGGAATCTCGTTCTTCGTAACGAGCAGAAGCATATCCTGGACCGCTTGCTGAATGCCGTAGAGAATCGCTGACGCCAGGATAAGCAGCGGGTGTCCGAGCTTGCCGAATTCCACGAATCCTTCCATCGTGCGTATGGCGAGGCGCATCGTAAAAATCTCTCCATAGGCGGCCGCAATATTGCCGACAGGATTATGAAAGCCGTACAGAATATACTCGAGCTCCTGGTTGACAATACCCAGCGACTTCACGACCTCCTCTCCCGGATTCCCTGAATCCAGCAATGATTTCAATTGCCGCGGGTCATAGGAGGTGAAGTACATATAGGCATATTCGTTCCGGTACAGACGATCGCGCAGCGACAATAACCCGTCTGCCGCTTGATCATACAGCGTCGTAACGGAATCCATGGACTGCTTGCTCTCCTCGACGGCATGGTCGCCGGCCGATCGCTCCGCAGGCGCTTCGGTTGACGATTGGTTATGCGCATCAATCGCTTCCATCTTGCTGCGGACATCATCGAAAGCAGCCTGGTGCTCCTGCAATTTGCTTTTCAGCTCAGACAGCGAAGAGAGCAAGTTTTTAGCTTTTTCCAATTCCTTGTCCGCTTCCTTCTCTACCCGTTTGCGCTCCTTGTCCTTTCCTTGGTGATTGGTCATTGCTTCCTCTCTCCGCTCGATATAGCTGCCGGCCGTGTGGATAAACTCGGAATCATATGTTTGGTAGGCCTCCAGCAGATCTCTTGCCTTATTCTTCAACGTAGAAGCAGAGGTGGAGTAAGCGGATATGCTACCCGCCAAGTGTTGGAAGACGGAGGCAGCGTTATCGATCTTCGACATGAGCGCTTGCTGGCGATCGATCTCTCGGCTCCATTCCTTGAAGAAAAAATCAGGCATAACCAATTGCTCGGCAGAAGCATTAATTTCGTTGATGGCATCTTCAACCTGCTGGCCATTCTCCATTGTTCCCCCATCCGGGATATCTGACTGGCCTACCTTGTCATAGCCGGCATAGTCTGGGCTGGAACGCACCTCTTCGATGACCCGCTTCATCTCTTCGTTGAAGTGCCTGGCTTCCTTCAGATGCGATTCGGCTTCGCGGAGCCAGCTGTCATGATTCCCGTTATGCAGGGAGACGGCCCGCTTCAATCTCGATGCATGCTCGCGCGAGTCGGCCTCGTAACGATCCGTATCGTCCCGATGCTGCGGATCCTCGTCCTCTCCCCTGCGGTCATCTTCACGCTTCTTCTCGGCATAATCGGCATATTGGGCGGCAATATCTGCCGCTGATCGGATCGAGCCGAGGGGACGATCCTCCATCCTATCGTGTCGATGGACCGCGATTCCCTTGTCAATCCCCGAGCGGTCCAGCTCATCGCGGGACTTTGTCTGAAGCTTCAAGACAGCCAACAGCTCCTTGTCCCTCCGATCGACCAGCTTCTGCAGCTTCGCCAGCAGCTCTGTCGTCTGGGCCGCTTCCTTCAACGCTCCTGCCATCGGCTTCAGCTTGCCGGACAGCTCGAACACAAATTGTACCGGCGCCTTGTATTTCATATCCTCCAAAATCTGTCGTTCTATCTCATCATAGTCCGCAAGCGGGCGGGTGACCGACGTCGAATGACTGTCCAGCAGCAGAGGAACCCAAGGAAATACGCCTGTCGATCGCAGCTGATGTTGATCCTGCATCACATAGTCCAAGATATGCGCCGGATCGGTTGCTCCGTATGCGAATAATTGGTATCTCTCCTGCAGCTCCGGCTCATAGGCGGACATGACCGAGCGGATGCCTGCCCGGGCCAACGCCTCGATGCGCCACTCCGCCGCCGCGATGCGGGCATAGTCAATGAACACTGATGTGAAGAAGAACATGGCAGCCACAATAAATACAAGCAATATCGACACCGATCCGTCCTTTGCCTTAAAAATCCGCTTTGCCCATCGGTTCAGACGATTGCGATTCACAGGCAGCACTCCCCTCTGCTCGTCATGACGGTCCCGCAGTCTGTCCCGCCGCTTTCTTCAATATGCCTTCCGCTTCCTCCGTCGGAACGCCTTGTCCTTTCCATTCCTTCAGCTTCGTTGCCATGTACCGCGCGAACTCCACCGCACGAATGAACTCTGGCGGCTCCACAATGGCCGATGCGGCCTGCCCCTCATTCGAGATCTCTCTTCCCGCTATGTTCCGGAACATCGCCTGATAGAGGGGCTTGTCCAAAAACGCGGTAATTCTGCGATCCAGCAAGCCGTTCTCATAGCTCATCTTCCCGTGAAAGGCGTCAGGCACCAGCCTGGCTGCCCGCATCAGCTTCCGTTCGGGAAGAGAGCTGCCGGCGCTGGCGGCAGGCAGCTTCACCGTATGGTTCTCTCCGCCGAAGCCTCCCCCGAACACCTTATCCAACAGCCGATCGTCGAGCAGGCGCCAATACATTCCGTCATGCTGTCCTGTGTCATAGGCGCCGGTTACTGCCTCCTTGTGGCTGTTGTCCCAGAAGGCCGCCGCCCGTTCCGCGGCCAGCGCCGCGGCATGCGAGCTCAGCACCGTCTGATAGATGAGCATGCCGAAGAATAGGATCGCCAGCGTACAGTAGAAGATAACGGGAAATATTAGCGAAGCTTCCACGATCATCGAGCCTTCTTCCTCCTGAACGGAACGCAGCCAGCGGCGTAGCTTGTTGTTCAAGCCAGCTCCTCCTTTTCAAAACGGCTTCTATTTAAAAATCTTATCTGTTTCTTTTGTGGCCCTTGAGATCAAATTTTCCAGGAACGTACTGATCTGCTCTCTGAATACAAGCGCCAACACAACAATCACCGCGATAATAATGACAATCTCCACCATGCCGAGCCCATCTTCCTCTTTCCATAGCCGTTTGAAAAATAGCAAGCTTTTGTCCATATCCGCTTCCTTCTTTCTGATTCATTTTCGTTGCTTCATCTCATTACTTCATCATGAGCAGAGCGGGAGCGCCCACGACGGCCAAGATGACCAGGAACATCAGCATCATCGGGAAGACGAGCTTCGTCGACGCCTCCTCCCCCCTCCGGCGGGCCACCGCCTTGCGCTTCTCCCATAGCTGCCGGCCGACATCCTGCATCGCCAGCACGAATGTATCTCCGCCCCGGCGCTGATTGATCAGCACCGTCGTGACGAACATCGATACCTCCTGCAGGGAGCATCGCTTCGCGAACTGCTCCATTGCCTGCGCGAACGAGTACCCGTTATGCACATCCTTCTGCATCCTGGCAAGCTCGGCGTAGAGCGGATGGCTCCATTCCTCCCACTTGCGCTCGATGCAGATGGACAGCGCCTTCTGCACTGTCTCGCCCGCCTGCACGAGCAAGGTCAGCTTGCTGATCAGCTCCGGCAGCTCCAGCTGCAGATCCTGCTTCTTCCGCTCAGCCCGGTTCAGCGTATCCTTCACCTTCGCCAGCGGCAGAATGACGGCAACCAGCAGGCCGCCAACCAGATTCGTCACGCTGCCGTCCGTCAGCGCCGGCAGCAGCAATGACCCGCAGATGCCCGCGTACAGGTACAACGCCAGCTCAGCCAGCAGTACCCGGTACATCGTATGGCTGTGGGCCGGGCCATGAATTTGCATTAACGCTTGGCGAACCGGGGAGAGAGCCGGATTCGTATCGAGAGCAGGCTGAACCTTCTCCAGCCAGCGAAGCGGCGCCGCCAGCCAGCGGACCGTCTTCGTCCGGGGGGTCAAGCCCGCCAGCAGCGTCCCGTAGCGCCGCTGATTGCTATGATTCAGCAGCAGGAACACGAGCAGGAGAACGGCGGAGCCGGAAGCCCATATCCATGACGGCATCATCGGTTCCTCATCACCTCATTTCCAAGAAAAATGATGCAACTGGCGTCAAGGCTACACACGGATATCCATCAGCTTGTGAATCAACCACGCGCCAAGCAGCAGAAGCAGCAGCGCCACCGTGGCGATAACGCGGCCGACACCTTCATACAGCGCTGCCATGAAATCCGGGGAAGCCAGATTAAGAAAGGCCAAAAACAGGAACGGAGCCGCCATCATCACTTTCATCTCCAGCCGCTTCTGGGCGACAAGAACGTCAATCTCCTGCTTAATATCCATCTTCTCGCCAATAACGGAAGACGTTCTGCGCACGACCTCGATTAAATCGCCTCCCGTCCGTTTGCAAGTGACCAGCACGTCGGCGAAATTCGAGATATCCTCCTGCGCCGCCCGGCGGCTCAAATCCATGACCGCCTGCTCGATCGGCTCCCCATTCTCCATCCGCATCGCAATAATTCGCAGCTCCCGCTCCATCTCCACCTCGGTTCCCGGGTAGAGCAGCTTCAGATCGGCTATCGCTTCGCGGAACGCATTCTCCATCGAGCGCCCGGCTGAGAGCGATGAGAATAAGGAATAGAGGGCTTGCTTGAACTGCTGCGCGAGCCGGGCCCGCTTGCGCGCGAGCAGCGTGTGCCGGCGAATGCGGGTATAGCGCAGTCCAGCGGCAGCAAGCAGGAGCATCCCCAGCCAGTGATGATAGAACAAGTACCCGACAGAAGCCATGACAGCGGCTCCGGAACTCAGGGCCGCCACCTTCTCCCTGCGGCTCAAAATATACTCGCTATATTGCGGCAGCCGCTGCTCAGCCGTCTCCGGCTGCTTCCCCATCGGTATGCACCTCCTTGTCCTCCGGCAGCCGCAATCCTGCCATCGCCAGTTTGTGCCTGTCCCGAAGCATATGCTGTACGGTCAGCCGGCCGGCCACTTGGCCTTCATCTGTTCCGGACTCCTCGAACCGGAACAGCGGCGCAAGCAGCACCTCCCCGTCCTGCAAGCCGATCACCTCCGTAATCTCCATCACCTTGCGCGATCCGTCGCGAAGACGGGCCAAATGCACGATAATATCGATGGCTGAGGCTATCTGCCGCCGAACGACCTCGACAGGAAGATTCGCGCCGCTCAGCACCATCGTCTCCAGGCGGCTGATCATATCGGCGGGCCCGTTGCTGTGGCCGGTGGACAAGGAGCCGTCATGTCCTGTGTTCATCGCCTGGAGCATATCCAGCGCCTCCGCCCCCCGGACTTCCCCGACTACGATGCGGTCGGGCCGCATCCGCAGCGAGGCCCGAATCAGATCCCGAATCGTGACGGCGCCCTTTCCCTCCGTATTGGCATTGCGGGTCTCCAGTGACACCAGATTCGGAACGGTGCGAATCTGAAGCTCGGCCGCATCCTCGATCGTAATGACCCGTTCCTGGGAAGGAATGTATTGCGACAATGCATTGAGAAATGTCGTCTTGCCCGAACCGGTCCCCCCGCTGATGAAAATATTGAACTTGGCGGCGACCAGCGTCTGCAGGAGCAAAGCGGCCTGCTCGCTCAGCGCGCCCCAACGGATCAGATCGCCCATCTTCATCGGCTCGGCCGGGAATTTGCGAATCGTAACCGTCGGCCCCTTCAGGGCGATCGGCGGCAGGACCACATGGACCCGCGAGCCGTCCGGCAGCCGGGCATCCACGATCGGGGATGATTCGTTGACGACCCGGTTCACTTGGGACACGACAGCCTGGATGACATCCTCCAGCTTCCCCTCGTTCTCAAAGCCGATCTCCAGCCGTTCGACCCGCCCCTTCCGCTCAATGAAGCACTCTTCATGGCTGTTGATCATAATCTCCGTAATGTCCGGATCGTCTACCAGCGGCTGGAGGGCGTCCAGGCCGCGGAACGAGTAATAGACCCGCTTGACGATCTGGTCCAAGGCTTCCGACGTGAACTGCCCAGCTAGGGGGCTGGAGAACAATGTCTGCTCGATCCGTCCCATGAGCGCTACGTCCGGAATGGGATCCCCCCATTCCAAGCTGTCCCGAACGCGCTGCCGGGTCCAGACATACGCTTCATCCATCGCTTCCTGAACGGAAGGAACAAGCGCGGTATCCTTCATGTGACCTCACTTCCGGACACCAGCCTGTGCAGAAGCTGCCGATCGGCCCACTCCGCCACGGCAGATTGATAGACGGCGGACTGCAGCCACTGATCGATGCGGTGCATCTGTTTCCAACTCGGAATATACGGCAAGTACCCGCTAATCGGCGCATCGCGGTACATCCACCGGTTCGCCATCATGCCCATATAGCGGTTCACGAGCAGCGCAAGTCTGCGAATCCGAGTGCGGACCGCCGCATCGCCAGAGCGTTCCCATTGCCGGAACAGAAGCTCCGTCTTATGCAAATGCGGCAAATCATCCTGCAGCAGCCAGACGATTCGATCCGCCTCTTCCCACAAGGCATCGAATGCGGGTTGGCTGAACCCTCCCTCCGCAATGATGAGGTCGTGCCGGCCGCTCCGGAGAAGAAGCCGGAGCAGCTTCCGCATCAGCGGCCCATCGATGCCCTCCCATTCCTTCATCCAATCGGCCGGGGCGAAGATATCCGCGCCTTCGAGATCCGGAACGCCCAGAAGATACGATTCCAGCGGCAGCGGGTCTCCCGCTTGATCCTTGCGCAGGTAGTACAGAAGCTGCGCCAACGGAGCGATCGCCCCCGGCTCTGGACGAGCATGCAGAAGCGCATACTCCTGGACCGGGTCAACATTCAGCAGCAGGACGCGCTTCCCCTTGGCTGCGGCATAGCGGGCGAGGTGAAGGGCTGCCGTCGTCTTGCCTGCGCCGCCTCCCAGCGAGCTGATGCCGAGCAGCATACAGGAGTGACCCTCCGTTCGGAAGACAGCGCCTTCGTATTCCGCCCTGCAGCGCTCGATCAAGGATTGGAACAGCTGCGGCAGCGGCTGATACGGATTCTCTATCGCGTGGGCAAACGGAAATGCATCAAGCCGCTCCTCCGCTGACAAGACCGTAATCAGAATTCCATCCATCTCCTCTTCGCTCATCTCCTGCAGCACTCCCGGGTCGGCGACGACCATATGGATGCCCGGCTTCAATCCCAGGTAACGGCGCAGCGTGTCCGCCTGAGTGAACACACGGAGGTGAAGCTGTTCCGCATAATCGGACTGCTTCCAATATTCCGTCCATGCATCCAGCATTCGCTTCTGCGGATGGGCGACAACAATATCCCAAGCCTTCATCTTCTTCCCCTCTCCTTCCGGGTACGGATCCGCAAAACGCAAAAAAGCACCGTCATCAAGCAGGACATGCGCTGCATGTCCCATCTGCTTGATGACGGTGCTTCCGTACCAACATTCGTGTGAAGTTATTCCTAACATACCATAATCTTGATGCTGTTGCAACTGGCTATTCCCTGATTTCGGAATAAAAATGAACCCCAGGCGGAGGCCGCTTCATCCACATATAGAGCATGCCCGCTTCCTTGCTCCAAGGATGCGGGCATGGCTGCTGGTGCGAACGGCACCGGCCTGTAATTTAGTATTTGAACTGGGAGAGCGTATCCTTCAGGTTGGTGGATACTTCCTCCAACTGCTGGGACAGCTCGACCAAGCGGTTGGAGATGTTCAACTGCTCGGTGCTGAGCGACGCTACCTCCTCCGAAGTAGCCGAAGCCTCTTCGGCAACGGCGCTTACGTTGCTCATCGCTTCGACGAGAATCGATTGCGCCTCGTTCAGGCGGTCGATCGAACCGGTCACATTGCCAAGATGCTCGATCATGCCGCCCATCTGCTGCTGAACCGTGCCAAAAATGGCATCCGTCTCTTGC contains the following coding sequences:
- a CDS encoding ParA family protein, which translates into the protein MGHAAHVLLDDGAFLRFADPYPEGEGKKMKAWDIVVAHPQKRMLDAWTEYWKQSDYAEQLHLRVFTQADTLRRYLGLKPGIHMVVADPGVLQEMSEEEMDGILITVLSAEERLDAFPFAHAIENPYQPLPQLFQSLIERCRAEYEGAVFRTEGHSCMLLGISSLGGGAGKTTAALHLARYAAAKGKRVLLLNVDPVQEYALLHARPEPGAIAPLAQLLYYLRKDQAGDPLPLESYLLGVPDLEGADIFAPADWMKEWEGIDGPLMRKLLRLLLRSGRHDLIIAEGGFSQPAFDALWEEADRIVWLLQDDLPHLHKTELLFRQWERSGDAAVRTRIRRLALLVNRYMGMMANRWMYRDAPISGYLPYIPSWKQMHRIDQWLQSAVYQSAVAEWADRQLLHRLVSGSEVT
- a CDS encoding CpaF family protein is translated as MKDTALVPSVQEAMDEAYVWTRQRVRDSLEWGDPIPDVALMGRIEQTLFSSPLAGQFTSEALDQIVKRVYYSFRGLDALQPLVDDPDITEIMINSHEECFIERKGRVERLEIGFENEGKLEDVIQAVVSQVNRVVNESSPIVDARLPDGSRVHVVLPPIALKGPTVTIRKFPAEPMKMGDLIRWGALSEQAALLLQTLVAAKFNIFISGGTGSGKTTFLNALSQYIPSQERVITIEDAAELQIRTVPNLVSLETRNANTEGKGAVTIRDLIRASLRMRPDRIVVGEVRGAEALDMLQAMNTGHDGSLSTGHSNGPADMISRLETMVLSGANLPVEVVRRQIASAIDIIVHLARLRDGSRKVMEITEVIGLQDGEVLLAPLFRFEESGTDEGQVAGRLTVQHMLRDRHKLAMAGLRLPEDKEVHTDGEAAGDG